A stretch of the Archangium violaceum genome encodes the following:
- the pssA gene encoding CDP-diacylglycerol--serine O-phosphatidyltransferase: MRPRKLLFVLPNLFTVTSILCGFYAMTLCSGDAGPTQLYQAALAILFAMFFDGFDGRVARLTKTQSDFGMQLDSLADVVSFGAAPGLLIYKWALEPLGFLGLFLSFCFATCGALRLARFNVLAMRSPHGGGGSFFVGLPIPLAAGVLVSMIIAHHAATGGEVLDESARGPVAVATTALALLMVSTVRYRTFKDLRLSPRSALILMLVLASGVIIGTRFHPAYVLVAYSFAYLAFGLIESAFGVRKRLVARKLGRGAAAAVVLEEIDDESEDEQKVA, translated from the coding sequence ATGAGACCGCGTAAGTTGTTGTTCGTCCTGCCCAATCTGTTCACCGTCACCTCCATCCTCTGTGGCTTCTACGCGATGACGTTGTGCTCGGGGGACGCGGGCCCGACGCAGCTCTACCAGGCCGCCCTCGCCATCCTCTTCGCCATGTTCTTCGACGGGTTCGACGGCCGCGTGGCCCGCCTGACGAAGACGCAGAGCGACTTCGGGATGCAGCTCGACAGTCTGGCGGACGTCGTCTCGTTCGGCGCCGCGCCTGGCCTCCTGATCTACAAGTGGGCGCTGGAGCCGCTTGGCTTCCTCGGCCTGTTCCTCTCCTTCTGCTTCGCCACCTGCGGTGCGCTGCGGCTCGCGCGCTTCAACGTGCTCGCCATGCGCAGCCCCCATGGCGGTGGCGGGAGCTTCTTCGTCGGCCTGCCCATTCCCCTGGCCGCGGGCGTGCTCGTCTCGATGATCATCGCCCACCATGCCGCCACGGGCGGTGAGGTGCTCGATGAGTCGGCCCGGGGCCCCGTGGCGGTGGCGACGACGGCGCTCGCGCTGCTGATGGTGTCCACCGTCCGCTACCGGACCTTCAAGGACCTGCGCCTGTCCCCCCGTTCGGCGCTCATCCTCATGCTGGTGCTCGCCAGCGGCGTCATCATCGGGACCCGTTTCCACCCGGCCTACGTGCTGGTGGCCTACTCGTTCGCCTACCTCGCCTTCGGCCTCATCGAGTCCGCCTTCGGAGTGCGCAAGCGCCTCGTGGCCCGGAAGCTGGGGCGCGGAGCAGCCGCCGCCGTCGTCCTCGAGGAGATCGACGACGAGTCGGAGGACGAGCAGAAGGTGGCGTAG
- a CDS encoding alpha/beta fold hydrolase — translation MDAVRWTLWVLLAGLALVGVNALWVLGVRWWYRLRTPPPERLRVRCQDGWELTVYVRRAAHRRFEEPVLLCHGLAANRCTFDFEPPYSLAHALTEAGFDCFSVEWRGIGASRPPPRGRRWPDVTVDDLVTQDAPALIELALSQTGARRAFWVGHSLGGLVGYAVAQGPAGAKLAGLLTLGSPVFFPPDPLIRRLIHVGTRAAWPRGFRNEWLSCTLAPFLGYVPLPLSDVIINPRHIPPPIQRKVYANMMASMSRSVLRQFQDWIDHDAFRSFDGSVDWRAGLARLSLPVMVMGGSVDRLASPKNLRAQYELIGSPDKKLHVFGCERGDKMDYGHGDLLFGTGAPLEIQPEVRDWLVARATPISASPRSEPQGEPPPITHFAPGSAAT, via the coding sequence ATGGACGCAGTGCGTTGGACCCTTTGGGTACTGCTCGCGGGACTCGCCCTGGTGGGTGTGAACGCCTTGTGGGTGTTGGGTGTGCGCTGGTGGTATCGCCTGCGCACACCTCCTCCCGAGCGGCTGCGGGTCCGCTGCCAGGATGGCTGGGAGCTCACCGTGTACGTGCGGCGTGCCGCGCACCGGCGCTTCGAGGAGCCGGTGCTGCTGTGCCATGGGCTGGCCGCCAACCGCTGCACCTTCGACTTCGAGCCGCCCTACTCCCTGGCCCACGCCCTGACCGAGGCCGGCTTCGACTGCTTCAGCGTGGAGTGGCGAGGCATCGGCGCCTCGCGTCCCCCGCCCCGGGGCCGCCGCTGGCCGGACGTCACGGTGGATGACCTGGTCACCCAGGACGCGCCCGCGCTCATCGAGCTGGCGCTCTCCCAGACGGGGGCCCGGCGCGCCTTCTGGGTGGGCCATAGTCTGGGGGGACTCGTGGGCTACGCGGTGGCGCAGGGCCCCGCGGGTGCGAAGCTCGCGGGGCTGCTCACGCTGGGCTCGCCGGTCTTCTTTCCGCCGGATCCGCTCATCCGCCGGCTCATCCACGTGGGCACCCGGGCCGCGTGGCCGCGCGGCTTTCGCAACGAGTGGCTGAGCTGCACGCTGGCCCCCTTCCTCGGCTACGTCCCCCTTCCCCTGTCCGACGTCATCATCAACCCCAGGCACATCCCCCCGCCCATCCAGCGCAAGGTCTACGCGAACATGATGGCGTCGATGAGCCGCAGCGTGCTCCGCCAGTTCCAGGATTGGATCGACCATGACGCCTTCCGTTCCTTCGATGGGAGCGTGGACTGGCGCGCGGGGCTGGCCCGGCTCTCGCTGCCGGTGATGGTGATGGGCGGGAGCGTGGACCGGCTGGCCTCGCCGAAGAACCTGCGCGCGCAGTACGAGCTGATCGGCTCCCCGGACAAGAAGCTGCACGTCTTCGGTTGCGAGCGCGGCGACAAGATGGACTACGGGCATGGAGATCTGCTCTTCGGCACGGGCGCGCCGCTCGAAATCCAACCCGAGGTGCGCGACTGGCTGGTGGCCCGCGCCACACCCATCTCCGCGTCCCCCCGGAGCGAACCTCAGGGCGAGCCCCCCCCCATCACACACTTCGCCCCGGGCTCCGCGGCGACCTGA